Part of the Citrobacter sp. Marseille-Q6884 genome, CCTCTTCAACATCGTCGGTGAGCGTAATGCGCGCACCGGTTACGCTGGCGATTTCACGGCATTCAGCAACCAGCGCTTCGTCCGGCCAGAACGCTTTGGGGGCAACCAGACGGATATCCATCCCCATTTTCGCGGCGCCGACCATCAGCGAATTGCCCATGTTGTTGCGGGCATCTCCCAGGTAGGCAAAGCTCAGTTCCGGCAAGGTTTTCCCCGGCGCGTGTTCCAGCATGGTCATCAGATCGGCGAGGATCTGGGTGGGGTGAAATTCATTTGTCAGCCCGTTCCACACCGGGACGCCCGCGAACTCACCCAGCTCTTCCACTATGTCCTGCCCGTAGCCACGGTATTCGATCCCGTCGTACATGCGGCCTAAGACGCGGGCGGTATCTTTCATCGACTCTTTGTGACCAATCTGTGAGCCGCTTGGGCCAAGATAGGTCACCTGTGCGCCCTGGTCGAACGCGCCCACTTCAAAGGCGCAGCGGGTGCGGGTCGAGGTTTTTTCGAAGATCAGCGCGATGTTTTTACCGACCAGCGTCTGTTTTTCACGCCCGGCTTTTTTCGCTGCTTTCAACTCAATCGCCAGATCGATGAGGTACTGGATTTCTGCAGGGGTGTAGTCGAGCAGTTTAAGAAAATTGCGATTTTTCAGGTTAATAGTCATGAGAATGTCCTTGATATTGCGTTATGCGTTGACGGCTTCCTGGCGAATCAGCGTGCCTTTGTCGCCGCTGAGAATGTCCGGCCCATCGGCCAGCGAACCGATCCCGGCAATGCCGTGGCAGCGGCTGACAAATTCAGCGCAGGCGGTGACCTTCGGCCCCATTGAACCGGCGTCGAAGTGCATTTCACTGAGTAATGCTGGCGTGACCTGGGCCAGCGGACGCTGCGTGGGTTTGCCCCAGTCGAGATAGACGGCATCGGCGTCGGTCAGGATCAGTAACGCATCCGCGTGGAGTTGGCTGGCGAGCAGGGCGGCGGAGAGATCTTTGTCGATCACCGCTTCAATGCCGTGGTAGCCATCGGCTCTTTCCACTACCGGCACGCCGCCACCGCCGTTGCAGATAACCAGATGATCGCGGGCGATCAGCGTGCGGATCGCGTCGCTTTCAACGATGCGTTTGGGCTGGGGCGAGGGCACTACACGGCGGAAGGCATTGCCATCGGCTTTGAAGATCCAGCCCTTTTCTGCGTGTAGGGTTTTGGCCTGCGCAGCGTCGTAAATCGGCCCGATATATTTGGTTGGGTTGCGAAATGCTGGATCGTTGGCATCGACTTCAACCTGCGTCAGCAGGACGCTGATTTCGCGCTGCGGAAGTTGATTTTTCAGCGCCTGCTGTAGCATGTAGCCGATCATGCCCTGACTCTCCGCACCGAGAATGTCGAGCGGATAAGGGGTAACGCTGGCATAAGCGCTGTTTTGTAACGCCAGCAGCCCAACCTGTGGACCGTTGCCGTGCACCAGGATCACACGCCACTGCTGGGTGAGCCGGGCGATAGTGTGGGCCGCCAGTTCAATGTTTTTTCGCTGGATATCTGCTTCCAGCGGCTCGCCGCGTTTGAGCAGGGCGTTGCCGCCGAGGGCGACAACCAGGGTCGGTTTGTTTTCCATAACGTCTCCTTTAAATGCCGTCGCGTTCCAGCGGGCAGCTCATGCAGCGTGCGCCGCCGCGCCCACGTCCCAGTTCGTCGCCAGGGATAGGTAAAACGGTGATGCCGGCTTTGTCGTATTTTTCGTTGGTCCAGATATTGCGCTCGTAGCCCACCACCACGCCGGGGCGCAGCGTGAGGACGTTGTTCGCGTCATTCCACTGCTCGCGTTCGGCTTCAAACGCGTCGCCACCGGTGGTGATTAAGCGGATCTGATCGAGCCCTAATGCTTTTTCGAGGGCGTGTACCAGGGTGTTTTCCTGCGTCCGTTTCAGGCCACCGCGCCCGTCCGGCGTCAGCGTCCAGCACTGGACGTCAGGGCGAACCACTTCCGGGTAGACGGAGAAGGTATCGATATCGATGTGGGTCATGACAGTATCGAGATGCATACAGGAACGATGTTTTGGCAGTTCTACGGCGATAACGCGTTCCGCCTGGCGATGCGTAAAGAGCGATTGGGCAAGGAACTCAATTCCCTGTGGGGTAGTGCGCTCAGACATGCCGATGAGTACTGCGCCGCGGCCAATGACCAATACATCGCCACCTTCTAATGTGGCGTGGTCATAATTAATATTTTCATCACCGAAGTATTTAATAAAATCACCGTCGGTAAATTGTGGGTGCCAGCGATAAATGGCCCGGAGATTATTGGTCTCGCGCTGACGTGCCGTTTTAGCCATCGGGTTGATTGACACTCCGTTATATATCCAGCATGAGGTGTCACGGGTAAATAAATGGTTTGGCAATGGCTTCATTATAAAGTCATTAATATCGTGGGTATCGACCACCATATTTTTGATGGAGGCGGGGATTTCTCCGTAGGTCAGACCGCCGCTTAAATGCCGGGCGAGTTCCCGATGCGACATATCGGCAAGCCAGGCGCGAATATCCGTAGCGAAAGTCGGCCCAAGGCGATAGTCAGAAATCTGCGTGTCCAGCAGCCAGCTTTTGGCATCGGCGACATCCAGAGTTTCTGTTAATAAATCAGTCAGTAACAGCACTTCAATGCCCTGCTGACGCAACGTGTTGGCGAAAATGTCATGTTCTTCACCTGCGCGTTCCACCGACAAGACATCATCGAACAGCAACTCCTGACAGTTCGATGGCGTCAGCCTTTTTAAGCTGAGATTAGGACGATGTAGCATCACGCTACGTAATTGACCAATTTCAGAACCGACATAATGCTTTTCCATCATTATTCCTTTAACACGATTGTAAAAAATAAAGAGGAGGTGCCCGCAAATAGTGATTTATTTGCAGTCATGATTTTTCAGCTGATTTCGACGTTATATTTAGATTTTCCCTGGTAGAGAAATGTGATTGCTTTCACAGTCGGTGTGAAGATTAATTTTTCTTGCGTAATATATGATGGGGTTCTGAGAAATAAAAAAATAACAGGAAGGTAAATTGAATTGTCAGGCAGGAATATGTCTTGTTATTTGTGGGTGTTAATTTTTTGTGCGCATGTTTTATTATTAATGAATTAATAATTAATTGATTTGTAATGGTTTTATTTTTATTGATGAATGCTTATGCGGATTTTTAATTTTATTATTTTTGCGCTCATCTTTATTTTCAAATAACTATGACGATAGACAGGGGGGAGCCAGTAGATGCGAAACGTGAGCCACGACTGGTTTTTCTAATAAAACATTGCAGAACAGTAGGTTACTGAGGCGTCCAAAATACGCAGAGCAGGCGTTATGCATCTTTTATGCATAATACATTATCGGGTATTAACAACTGCCCAACATCATCAGCGATAAACATGCGTTGAGACAAAATATCAGCAACCAGCAGTTGTATGGCAGACGGTTTTTTCGTATAACAACCAAAATGAAACAATGTTTTAATTAAGGGGTTTAAGATGATTGTTGGCAATATTCACCACCTGGAAGCATGGCTGCCGGAAGAGCTGCGTCAGGCGATTGAGCACATTAAGGCGCACGTCACCGATGCTACGGAAAAAGGTAAGCATGACATCGATGGCAACCGCCTGTTTTACCTGATTGCAGAAGATATGACCGAGCCGTCTGCAGAGCGCCGCGCCGAGTACCACGCCCGCTATCTGGATATTCAAATCCTGCTAAAAGGTCAGGAAGGGATGACGTTCAGCACGCTGCCTGCGGGGACGCCGGAGACTGACTGGCTGGAGGAGAAGGATATTGCCTTCTTACCGGAAGGGGCAGAGGAGAAAACGGTCGTGTTGAATGAAGGCGACTTTGTGGTGTTCTATCCGGGAGAAGTGCATAAACCGCTGTGCGCGGTGGGTGCGCCAGCTCAGGTACGTAAAGCGGTAATCAAAATGCTGGTGGCCTAAGCGATCAGATGATGCCGGATCATGGCTATCCGGCATGCTCATTCTTCAACGCCGTTATTTCGTGAGCGTCGCGACCATTACCGCTTTGATGGTATGCATGCGGTTTTCTGCCTGATCAAATACCACGCTGGCGGGGGACTCAAAAACCTCATCGGTCACTTCCATGCCGCCGTGCAGACCATATTCGTCCGCCATTTTTTTACCGAGCGTGGTCTGGTCATCATGGAACGCAGGCAGGCAGTGCAGGAATTTCACCTGCGGGTTACCGGTCAGCGCCATCATCGCGCTGTTAACCTGGTACTTGCGCAGCAGAGCAATACGCTCGGCCCACTTCTCTTTCGCCTCTCCCATTGAGACCCAAACGTCGGTATAGATGAAATCCGCGCCTTTTACGCCGCTGGCAACATCTTCCGTCAGCGTGATATTCCCGCCGTTTTTCTGCGCCAGCGCTTTGCATTCTGCAACCAGACTCTCTTCCGGCCAGCAGGCCTGAGGCGCGACCAGACGCAGATCCAGCCCGGTTAAGGCGGCGGCTTCCAGCATCGAATTGCCCATGTTATTACGCGCATCGCCAGTATACACCAGCGTCATCTCGTTAAAGGCTTTTCCCGGCAGGTGTTCCTGCATGGTTAACAGATCGGCCAGCAACTGGGTCGGGTGAAACTCATTAGTTAACCCGTTCCATACCGGAACCCCGGCATATTCAGCCAGCGTTTCGACCACCTCCTGGCCGTGCCCCCGGTACTGAATACCGTCGTACATGCGGCCGAGCACGCGGGCAGTATCTTTAATCGACTCTTTATGACCAATCTGGCTGCCGCTTGGCCCGAGATAGGTCACGCGCGCGCCCTGATCGTATGCGGCAACTTCGAAAGAGCAACGGGTGCGGGTTGAGTCTTTTTCGAAGATGAGCGCAATGTTTTTGCCGGTCAGTTTGGCGACTTCTGTGCCGCTTTTCTTATCCGCTTTGAGCTGTGCCGCGAGTTGCAGCAGTGACGTGAGTTCAGCGGGGGTGAAATCAAGCAGTTTCAAAAAGTGTTTCTGATAAAACGCAGACATGTTTCCCTCACATGGCTTAGGCCATTTATTGAATTAAAATTCAATTTATATGGATGTTTATTCATTTGCAACCTTGTTTAACAAATCTTTCCTGGAAAGGTGGAGGCAATGTCGGCGGTATGTGACAATAAGAGTATCGGCAGGACATTATGAGGAACGAGCCATGGCAAACCCGGAACACCTGGAAGAGCAGCGTGAAGAAACACGCTTGATTATTGAAGAGTTACTCGAAGATGGCAGCGATCCTGATGCGCTGTACACCATCGAGCACCACCTTTCTGCGGATGATTTTGAAACCCTGGAAAAAGCGGCAGTAGAAGCGTTCAAGCTGGGTTATGAAGTGACCGAGCCGGAAGAGCTGGAAGTGGAAGAAGGCGACACGGTTATTTGCTGTGACATCCTCAGCGAGTGTGCGCTGAATGCCGAGCTGATTGACGCTCAGGTTGAGCAGCTGATGAACCTGGCTGAAAAATTTGAAGTGGAATACGACGGGTGGGGTACCTATTTTGAAGACCCTAACGGCGAAGAAGGTGAAGACGGCGACGATGAAGATTTCGTCGACGAAGATGATGACGGCGTGCGTCACTAAGTCATCTGACGACCTACGGCAGCGCGTGCTGCCGTAGGGCAAGGACAACGTATGGATTACCCGCAAATACTCTCCCCGATCCTGAATATCCTGCACTGCAAAACGCCTCAGGCATGGCTCGATAAAGCGCGAGATCCGGCAAACCTTCCTCTGTTACTGACCGACCATCTTGTGTGCGAGCTGAAAGCGGCACAAACGGCGATGCTGCTGGTGCGTAAATATGTCGCGGATAAAACCGGTTCGCAGGCGCTGCTGGACTGGCTGAAACCCTATGAGGCGTTTGCCTTCAGAGAAGGGGAAGAACCCGATTTCGTCGCACTGAATAAGCAGATCAGCAAAAGCGTGATGCCCCAGACTGACGATCCCTGGGGGCGGAAGCTTATCGACAGTATGGTGTTGCTGATCAAAGAGGAATTACATCACTTCTGGCAGGTGCGGGAAGCGATGATGAGTCGCAACATTCCTTACATCAAAATTACCGCCAGCCGCTACGCCAAAGGCATGCTCAAAGAGGTGCGAACCCACGAGCCATTGACGCTGATCGATAAGCTGATCTGCGGCGCTTACATTGAGGCGCGTTCCTGCGAACGTTTTGCCGCGCTGGCACCGTATCTGGATGAGGAGCTACAGGCGTTTTATCTGTCGCTACTCCGCTCAGAAGCGCGCCATTATCAGGATTATCTGGCGCTGGCGCAGCAGGTTTCCGGGCGCGACATTAGCGACAGAGTACGGTTTTTTGGTGAAGTCGAAGCATCGCTGATCTTATCGCCGGATGAAGAGTTCCGTTTTCATAGCGGTGTGCCAGGCACACCTTAAAACTTAAAGCGGTTTGAGCATGCGCACTTCGCAATCGACGTGCCCGGTACAGCCCAGCGGTTCACTGATGTGCTCAAACCCTAAGTGCTCGTACAGCCCAATCGCCTCGCGCAGAAACGCAGTGGTTTCCAGATAGCAGCGTTTAAAGCCCTGTTCACGGGCATGATCGAGCGCCATTAACGCCAGCTTCTTCGCCAGACCCTGGCCGCGCACCGACGAGAGAAAATACATCTTCTGCAGTTCACAAATATCCGGCTCGCTACAGGAAAGCGGTGCTACGCCGCCCCCGCCAACGACACGACCCTCTTGCTCGACCACCCAATAGGCGTGACCCGGCTGGCTGTAGAGTTGATACAACTCATCCAGATTAGGATCGGCAACGGTATAACCTTTGTCGGCTGTCAGGCCGAATTCGGCGGAAACCTGGCGGATAACGCTGGCAATAGCGGAATTATCGTCAGCGGTGATCAGACGCAGCGTCGCCGCAACCGGAGATATAACACTCATAGCGAAACTCGAAAAAATAATGACGGAGATAGGCAGTTAATAACACCGCAGGGCGGGGGAGCGCAAGAGAGGATAATTCAGGAACGAATGTATTGTGCGCCAGATAAGACGCACAATACATTGATATAACAGCGGAATCCAGGCTGATATCAGGCCTGGATACTGCGATTACAGCGCGGCGATAACAGCCTGCTGCTCAATCAGTTTGGCTTTCGCTTCCGCATAACCGTCCAGCTTCTCACGCTCTTTGGCAATCACCGCTTCCGGTGCGCGCGCCACAAAGCCTTCGTTAGACAGTTTGCTTTCGATGCGGCTGATTTCACCTTCGATCTTCGCCACTTCTTTCGCCAGACGCGCCAGCTCATCTTCTTTGTTGATGAGACCCGCCATTGGGATCAGCAGCTCAGCGCCGTCGATGATTTTGGTCACAGAAACTGGGCCTTTGTCATCGGCTGGCAGCACGGTAATGCTCTCCAGGCGCGCCAGGTTCAGCAGGAAGCTACGGTTGTCGTTCACACGACGCTCCGCGTCTTTACTGCAACCGCGCAGCAGCAGCTCCAGCGGTTTGCCCGGGGCGATGTTCATTTCCGCACGGATGTTACGTACGGCAACGATCGCCTGCTTCAGCCACTCGGTATCGGCCAGCGCCGCTTCATCGACCTGAGACGCATCGTATTCCGGGAACGGCTGCAGCATGATGGTATCGGCGGTAATGCCGCAAATCACTTTCACACGCTGCCAGATGGTTTCGGTAATGAACGGAATGATCGGATGCGCAAGACGCAGCAGACCTTCCAGCACGGTCACCAGCGTATGACGGGTGCCACGCAGTTCAGACTCGGAACCCCCGTTCATCACCGGCTTGGTCAGCTCCAGATACCAGTCACAGAACTGGTTCCAGGTGAACTCATACAGAATGCCAGCGGCGATGTCGAAGCGGAAGTTATCCAGCGTTTCGCGGTACGCTTTGATGGTCTGGTTGAATTCAGCCAGAATCCAGCGGTCTGCCAGTGACAGCGTCATTTCGCCGCCGTTGAAGCCGCAATCCTGGTCTTCGGTGTTCATCAGCACAAAGCGGCTGGCGTTCCACAGCTTGTTACAGAAGTTACGGTAACCTTCCAGACGCTTCATATCCCAGTTGATATCGCGACCGGTAGAAGCCAGTGCCGCCAGGGTGAAACGCAGGGCGTCGGTACCGTGCGGCTCGATGCCGTCCGGGAATTGCTTCTCGGTGCGCTTACGGATTTTCTCCGCCAGCTGCGGCTGCATCATGTTGCCGGTACGTTTCTCCAGCAGATCCGGCAGGGAGATACCATCGACCATATCCAGCGGGTCAATGACGTTGCCCTTGGATTTGGACATCTTCTGGCCTTCGTCGTCACGAATCAGACCGGTCATGTAGACGGTATGGAACGGAACCTGCGGCTTGCCGTTTTCATCTTTGATGAAGTGCATGGTCATCATGATCATGCGGGCGATCCAGAAGAAGATGATGTCGAAGCCGGAAACCATCACGCTGGTCGGGTGGAACTGACGCAGGGCGTCGGTGTTTTCCGGCCAGCCGAGCGTGGAGAAGGTCCACAGTGCGGAAGAGAACCAGGTATCCAGAACGTCTTCGTCCTGACGAAGCGCAACGTCTGCACCGAGGTTATTTTCCTGACGGACTTCGTCTTCGGTGCGGCCTACGTACACGTTGCCCGCTTCGTCGTACCATGCCGGGATACGGTGACCCCACCACAGCTGACGAGAGATACACCAGTCCTGAATATCGCGCATCCAGGAGAAGTACATGTTTTCGTACTGCTTCGGCACGAACTGAATGTCGCCGTTTTCAACCGCTTCAACAGCAGGTTTCGCCAGCACGTCGGCACGTACGTACCACTGGTCGGTCAGCATCGGTTCGATAACCACGCCGCCACGGTCGCCGTATGGAACGGTCAGATCGTGCGGTTTAATCTCTTCCAGCAGACCCAGGGCGTCAATGGCGGCAACGACCGCTTTACGCGCGGCAAAACGCTCCAGTTTCTGGAACTCAGCCGGGATCTCGTTGGAATAAACGTCAGACTCTTCACCTTTGGTGTCATACACTTCCGCCGTTTCGCGGATGTCGCCGTCAAAGGTCAAAATGTTGATCATCGGCAGGCCGTGACGTTTCCCGACTTCGTAGTCGTTAAAGTCGTGCGCCGGGGTGATTTTCACGCAGCCGGTGCCTTTTTCCATGTCGGCGTGTTCGTCGCCAACAATCGGAATGCGGCGGTTAACCAGCGGCAGGATCACGAATTTGCCGATCAGATCTTTATAACGCGGATCTTCCGGGTTCACGGCAACGCCGGTATCGCCCAGCACGGTTTCCGGGCGCGTTGTCGCCACGACCAGGTAATCTTTGCCGTCTGCGGTTTTTGCACCGTCAGCCAGCGGATAGCGGATGTGCCACATGGAGCCTTTAGACTCGCGGTTTTCCACTTCCAGGTCAGAAATCGCGGTGCGCAGTTTCGGGTCCCAGTTGACCAGGCGCTTGCCACGGTAGATCAGATCTTCTTTATACAGACGTACGAAGACTTCTTTCACGGCATTGGAAAGACCTTCGTCCATGGTGAAGCGCTCGCGCTCCCAGTCCACAGAGTTGCCCAGACGGCGCATCTGGCGGGTAATGGTGCCGCCGGATTCCGCTTTCCACTGCCAGATTTTATCGATAAACGCATCGCGACCGTAGTCGTGACGGGTTTTACCTTCTTCAGCGGCAATCTTACGCTCAACCACCATCTGGGTTGCGATACCCGCATGGTCGGTACCTGCCTGCCACAGGGTATTTTTACCCTGCATGCGCTGGTAACGGATCATGGTGTCCATGATGGTTTGCTGGAAAGCATGACCCATATGCAAACTGCCGGTGACGTTCGGCGGCGGGATCATGATGCAGAAGGACTCTTTGCTTTCATCGCCGTTAGGTTTGAAATAGCCCTGCTTTTCCCAGTGCTCGTAAAGCGGCTGTTCGATATCGTTTGGGTTGTATGTCTTTTCCATTATTTCCAGGTTGCCGTATTCAGGTTAAAACCAGCCACGCGGTAAGCTTTGTAGCGTTCGCGCGCTGATTGTTTCAAAGAATCTTCGTGAGGGACGAAGTCTATCACTTCTGTGAAAGCGGTGGCAAAATCTACAAAGCCAACCCGCACACTGATCAACAGATCGCGCGGGCTACTGTTGCGTTTTTCCGGCCAGGCGATCTCGACCGGCGCACCGCCTCGTGGGCCTTCACCCGCCAGATTATGTGGCACAAAGCTTTCTGCGGGTCTTGCCCACAGTGCTTCATCCAGCCGAATAGCCTGTTTTTCATCTTCACAGGCGATCAGTACGCGCTTGCCCGCGCGCCAACGTTCTGCGGCAATTTCACACACCAGTTGTTCGACGGCGCTCAGGCCATCGACGACGGTGTCATTGTCCAGAATATAGAACGTTGCGTTTCTCATGATATGGGGCTTCTTGTGGTGGATTTAAATGCGTTGCCATAATGCACGCCACAGGCCGGATAGCGCTGGGCTTATCCGGCCTGCGGGGCAATCTCAAACTTACTCTTCGCCGTTAAAACCCGAACGATTGAGCAGGAACTGCGACAACAGCGCGACCGGACGACCTGTCGCGCCTTTGGCTTTCCCTGAACGCCATGCGGTACCAGCGATATCCAGGTGCGCCCAGTTGTACTTACGGGTAAAGCGCGACAGGAAGCAGCCTGCGGTAATCGCACCGCCAGGACGCCCGCCGATATTCGCCATATCCGCAAAGTTGGACTCCAGCTGTTCCTGGAACTCATCGCCCAGCGGTAAACGCCATGCACGGTCGCCAGCTTGTTCAGATGCGCCAATCAGCTCGTGTGCCAGCGGGTTGTGGTTCGACATCAGGCCGGTGATGTGATGACCCAGAGCGATAACACACGCGCCGGTCAGGGTGGCGACGTCAATTACCGCTTCAGGTTCAAAACGCTCGACGTAGGTTAACACGTCGCACAGCACCAGGCGGCCTTCGGCATCGGTATTGAGCACTTCAACGGTCTGACCGGACATGGTGGTCAATACATCCCCCGGACGGTACGCGCGACCGCCAGGCATGTTTTCACAGCCAGCCAGTACGCCGACAACGTTGATCGGCAATTGAAGCTCAGCCACCATGCGCATCACGCCGTAGACTGCCGCTGCGCCGCACATGTCGTATTTCATCTCATCCATGCCTTCGGCAGGCTTGATGGAGATACCACCGGAGTCAAAGGTCAACCCTTTGCCAACCAGCACAATCGGGCGCGCATCTTCTGACGGATTACCCTTGTATTCGATAACCGACATCAGCGACTCGTTCTGCGAACCGTGGCCTACGGCCAGGTAAGAGTGCATGCCCAGCTCTTTCATCTGCTGTTCGCCGATCACGCGCGTCACCACATTCTTGCTGTAGCTGTCAGCCAGTTGACGCGCCTGAGAAGCCAGGTACGCGGCATTACAGATGTTCGGCGGCATGTTGCCGAGGTCTTTTGCCGCTTTAATACCGGCAGCAATCGCCAGGCCGTGCTGAATCGCACGCTCGCCGCTGGTCAGTTCGCGGCGGGTAGGGACGTTGAAGACCATTTTGCGCAGCGGACGACGCGGCTCGCTTTTGTTGGTCTTCAGTTGATCAAAGCTGTACAGCGTTTCTTGCGCTGTTTCGACAGCTTGACGCACTTTCCAGTAGTTATTGCGACCTTTTACGTGCAGCTCGGTCAGGAAGCAGACCGCTTCCATTGAGCCAGTATCATTCAGGGTATTGATGGTTTTCTGAATAACCTGCTTATACTGACGCTCATCAAGCTCACGCTCTTTGCCACAACCAATGAGGAGAATTCGCTCAGACAGAACGTTAGGAACATGGTGCAGTAACAGGGTTTGACCCGGTTTACCTTCCAGTTCGCCGCGACGCAGCAGTGCGCTGATGTACCCGTCGCTGATTTTGTCGAGCTGCTCTGCAATCGGAGAGAGGCGGCGGGGTTCAAAGACGCCCACGACGATGCAGGCACTCCGCTGTTTCTCCGGGCTACCGCTTTTTACACTGAACTCCATGCACTACGCTCCTGAATCTTAAAGACAACGGCGGTG contains:
- the argF gene encoding ornithine carbamoyltransferase; the encoded protein is MTINLKNRNFLKLLDYTPAEIQYLIDLAIELKAAKKAGREKQTLVGKNIALIFEKTSTRTRCAFEVGAFDQGAQVTYLGPSGSQIGHKESMKDTARVLGRMYDGIEYRGYGQDIVEELGEFAGVPVWNGLTNEFHPTQILADLMTMLEHAPGKTLPELSFAYLGDARNNMGNSLMVGAAKMGMDIRLVAPKAFWPDEALVAECREIASVTGARITLTDDVEEGVYDVDFLYTDVWVSMGEPKEAWAERVSLMTPYQINQQVIQASGNPDVKFMHCLPAFHNEHTKVGREIEAAYGLKGLEVTEEVFESTHSIVFDEAENRMHTIKAVMVATLGD
- the arcC gene encoding carbamate kinase, producing MENKPTLVVALGGNALLKRGEPLEADIQRKNIELAAHTIARLTQQWRVILVHGNGPQVGLLALQNSAYASVTPYPLDILGAESQGMIGYMLQQALKNQLPQREISVLLTQVEVDANDPAFRNPTKYIGPIYDAAQAKTLHAEKGWIFKADGNAFRRVVPSPQPKRIVESDAIRTLIARDHLVICNGGGGVPVVERADGYHGIEAVIDKDLSAALLASQLHADALLILTDADAVYLDWGKPTQRPLAQVTPALLSEMHFDAGSMGPKVTACAEFVSRCHGIAGIGSLADGPDILSGDKGTLIRQEAVNA
- the arcA gene encoding arginine deiminase gives rise to the protein MEKHYVGSEIGQLRSVMLHRPNLSLKRLTPSNCQELLFDDVLSVERAGEEHDIFANTLRQQGIEVLLLTDLLTETLDVADAKSWLLDTQISDYRLGPTFATDIRAWLADMSHRELARHLSGGLTYGEIPASIKNMVVDTHDINDFIMKPLPNHLFTRDTSCWIYNGVSINPMAKTARQRETNNLRAIYRWHPQFTDGDFIKYFGDENINYDHATLEGGDVLVIGRGAVLIGMSERTTPQGIEFLAQSLFTHRQAERVIAVELPKHRSCMHLDTVMTHIDIDTFSVYPEVVRPDVQCWTLTPDGRGGLKRTQENTLVHALEKALGLDQIRLITTGGDAFEAEREQWNDANNVLTLRPGVVVGYERNIWTNEKYDKAGITVLPIPGDELGRGRGGARCMSCPLERDGI
- a CDS encoding YhcH/YjgK/YiaL family protein, whose protein sequence is MIVGNIHHLEAWLPEELRQAIEHIKAHVTDATEKGKHDIDGNRLFYLIAEDMTEPSAERRAEYHARYLDIQILLKGQEGMTFSTLPAGTPETDWLEEKDIAFLPEGAEEKTVVLNEGDFVVFYPGEVHKPLCAVGAPAQVRKAVIKMLVA
- the argF gene encoding ornithine carbamoyltransferase; this encodes MSAFYQKHFLKLLDFTPAELTSLLQLAAQLKADKKSGTEVAKLTGKNIALIFEKDSTRTRCSFEVAAYDQGARVTYLGPSGSQIGHKESIKDTARVLGRMYDGIQYRGHGQEVVETLAEYAGVPVWNGLTNEFHPTQLLADLLTMQEHLPGKAFNEMTLVYTGDARNNMGNSMLEAAALTGLDLRLVAPQACWPEESLVAECKALAQKNGGNITLTEDVASGVKGADFIYTDVWVSMGEAKEKWAERIALLRKYQVNSAMMALTGNPQVKFLHCLPAFHDDQTTLGKKMADEYGLHGGMEVTDEVFESPASVVFDQAENRMHTIKAVMVATLTK
- the argL gene encoding putative translational regulatory protein ArgL yields the protein MNKHPYKLNFNSINGLSHVRETCLRFIRNTF
- the rraB gene encoding ribonuclease E inhibitor RraB, whose product is MANPEHLEEQREETRLIIEELLEDGSDPDALYTIEHHLSADDFETLEKAAVEAFKLGYEVTEPEELEVEEGDTVICCDILSECALNAELIDAQVEQLMNLAEKFEVEYDGWGTYFEDPNGEEGEDGDDEDFVDEDDDGVRH
- the miaE gene encoding tRNA isopentenyl-2-thiomethyl-A-37 hydroxylase MiaE, translated to MDYPQILSPILNILHCKTPQAWLDKARDPANLPLLLTDHLVCELKAAQTAMLLVRKYVADKTGSQALLDWLKPYEAFAFREGEEPDFVALNKQISKSVMPQTDDPWGRKLIDSMVLLIKEELHHFWQVREAMMSRNIPYIKITASRYAKGMLKEVRTHEPLTLIDKLICGAYIEARSCERFAALAPYLDEELQAFYLSLLRSEARHYQDYLALAQQVSGRDISDRVRFFGEVEASLILSPDEEFRFHSGVPGTP
- a CDS encoding GNAT family N-acetyltransferase; amino-acid sequence: MSVISPVAATLRLITADDNSAIASVIRQVSAEFGLTADKGYTVADPNLDELYQLYSQPGHAYWVVEQEGRVVGGGGVAPLSCSEPDICELQKMYFLSSVRGQGLAKKLALMALDHAREQGFKRCYLETTAFLREAIGLYEHLGFEHISEPLGCTGHVDCEVRMLKPL
- the valS gene encoding valine--tRNA ligase, with amino-acid sequence MEKTYNPNDIEQPLYEHWEKQGYFKPNGDESKESFCIMIPPPNVTGSLHMGHAFQQTIMDTMIRYQRMQGKNTLWQAGTDHAGIATQMVVERKIAAEEGKTRHDYGRDAFIDKIWQWKAESGGTITRQMRRLGNSVDWERERFTMDEGLSNAVKEVFVRLYKEDLIYRGKRLVNWDPKLRTAISDLEVENRESKGSMWHIRYPLADGAKTADGKDYLVVATTRPETVLGDTGVAVNPEDPRYKDLIGKFVILPLVNRRIPIVGDEHADMEKGTGCVKITPAHDFNDYEVGKRHGLPMINILTFDGDIRETAEVYDTKGEESDVYSNEIPAEFQKLERFAARKAVVAAIDALGLLEEIKPHDLTVPYGDRGGVVIEPMLTDQWYVRADVLAKPAVEAVENGDIQFVPKQYENMYFSWMRDIQDWCISRQLWWGHRIPAWYDEAGNVYVGRTEDEVRQENNLGADVALRQDEDVLDTWFSSALWTFSTLGWPENTDALRQFHPTSVMVSGFDIIFFWIARMIMMTMHFIKDENGKPQVPFHTVYMTGLIRDDEGQKMSKSKGNVIDPLDMVDGISLPDLLEKRTGNMMQPQLAEKIRKRTEKQFPDGIEPHGTDALRFTLAALASTGRDINWDMKRLEGYRNFCNKLWNASRFVLMNTEDQDCGFNGGEMTLSLADRWILAEFNQTIKAYRETLDNFRFDIAAGILYEFTWNQFCDWYLELTKPVMNGGSESELRGTRHTLVTVLEGLLRLAHPIIPFITETIWQRVKVICGITADTIMLQPFPEYDASQVDEAALADTEWLKQAIVAVRNIRAEMNIAPGKPLELLLRGCSKDAERRVNDNRSFLLNLARLESITVLPADDKGPVSVTKIIDGAELLIPMAGLINKEDELARLAKEVAKIEGEISRIESKLSNEGFVARAPEAVIAKEREKLDGYAEAKAKLIEQQAVIAAL
- the holC gene encoding DNA polymerase III subunit chi gives rise to the protein MRNATFYILDNDTVVDGLSAVEQLVCEIAAERWRAGKRVLIACEDEKQAIRLDEALWARPAESFVPHNLAGEGPRGGAPVEIAWPEKRNSSPRDLLISVRVGFVDFATAFTEVIDFVPHEDSLKQSARERYKAYRVAGFNLNTATWK